The following proteins are encoded in a genomic region of Bufo bufo chromosome 11, aBufBuf1.1, whole genome shotgun sequence:
- the SOCS4 gene encoding suppressor of cytokine signaling 4 isoform X2: MAENIEEKLGDLDVRPKSSRSRSTDRKDGYVWSGKKLSWSNKSGHLDDGGAAARAADKAEGSSRSQERKHSSSSIELDLDRSCGHKLLGRSLKQKLQDAVGQCFPIKICSSRHQSVLSSKRKIHISELMLDKCPFPPKSDLAYRWHFIKRHTAPVSQPHTQYVVKDAPKVDPLAMAEGEEYTSSEGHALSCEVNMGAVESVTTKALRGVKEDSDVDSDDEVLTLCTSSRKRNKPKWEPDDEVFLSATPPKYHTQIDYVHCLVPDLFQINNNPCYWGVMDRYAAEALLDGKPEGTFLLRDSAQEDYLFSVSFRRYSRSLHARIEQWNHNFSFDAHDPCVFHAPDITGLLEHYKDPSSCMFFEPLLSSPLHRTFPFSLQHTCRTVICGATNYDGIDALPVPSSMKLYLKEYHYKSKVRVRRIDIPGRHHK; the protein is encoded by the coding sequence ATGGCTGAAAACATCGAGGAGAAGCTCGGCGATCTCGACGTCAGGCCAAAAAGCAGTCGAAGTCGCAGCACGGACCGGAAAGACGGATACGTTTGGAGTGGGAAGAAACTTTCCTGGTCTAATAAAAGCGGGCACCTGGACGATGGAGGCGCCGCCGCGCGTGCTGCGGACAAGGCGGAGGGATCTTCAAGGAGCCAGGAGAGAAAGCACAGCAGCTCCTCCATAGAACTGGATCTGGACCGCTCCTGCGGACATAAGCTCTTGGGCCGGTCTTTGAAGCAGAAGCTGCAGGATGCCGTGGGTCAGTGCTTCCCCATAAAGATCTGCAGCAGCCGCCACCAATCGGTTTTGTCTTCCAAAAGAAAAATTCATATCAGCGAACTGATGCTGGACAAgtgccccttcccccccaaaTCAGACCTGGCTTATAGGTGGCATTTTATTAAAAGGCACACTGCCCCCGTAAGCCAGCCGCACACCCAGTACGTGGTTAAAGACGCCCCTAAGGTGGACCCTCTAGCCATGGCCGAAGGGGAGGAGTACACGTCATCAGAGGGACACGCCCTGTCTTGTGAAGTAAACATGGGGGCGGTAGAATCGGTCACCACCAAAGCCTTGAGGGGCGTCAAGGAGGACAGCGACGTTGACTCGGACGACGAAGTCCTGACGCTCTGTACTAGCTCTCGTAAGCGGAATAAACCCAAATGGGAGCCGGATGATGAGGTGTTTCTGTCCGCCACCCCTCCGAAATATCACACCCAGATAGATTATGTCCATTGCCTGGTTCCAGACCTGTTCCAGATCAATAACAACCCGTGCTACTGGGGAGTGATGGATCGGTATGCGGCGGAGGCCCTATTAGATGGGAAGCCGGAAGGGACATTTTTACTGCGGGACTCCGCACAGGAAGACTACTTGTTTTCTGTAAGTTTCAGGCGTTACAGCCGCTCCCTGCACGCCCGCATCGAGCAGTGGAATCACAACTTTAGCTTTGACGCCCATGACCCGTGTGTGTTCCACGCCCCCGACATCACGGGGTTGTTGGAGCACTACAAGGACCCCAGCTCCTGTATGTTCTTCGAGCCCCTTCTCTCCAGCCCTTTGCACCGGACATTCCCCTTTTCCCTCCAGCACACCTGCAGAACCGTCATCTGCGGCGCCACAAACTACGACGGCATCGACGCCCTGCCGGTGCCTTCTTCCATGAAACTTTACCTAAAGGAATATCATTACAAATCCAAAGTGCGGGTCCGCCGCATCGACATACCGGGACGCCACCATAAGTGA